A stretch of Misgurnus anguillicaudatus unplaced genomic scaffold, ASM2758022v2 HiC_scaffold_33, whole genome shotgun sequence DNA encodes these proteins:
- the LOC141363281 gene encoding zinc finger BED domain-containing protein 4-like, whose protein sequence is MFTEWKIRKENVHVVLRDNARNMVKAMEECGVKSLGCMAHLGQLAVHDAVLSQRSVVDSLAIARKIVGHFKSSPLGTSRLRDIQREMGMKTKMLQQDVPTRWNSTFLMMTTLLEQKRALVMYEADHGLPVSLNANQWSLIEKMTTLLAPFEEMTREISSHTATAADVIPSVVALKRFLNKTAETDSGVKTTKSALLEAVNKRFETTFSEQLYYLATILDPRYKDRYFDADLKQVAKNKLEKEVDKMTASVTTSTSATDGPTPDREEGEPQEKRMCTQREGH, encoded by the coding sequence ATGTTTACAGAATGGAAAATCCGGAAAGAAAATGTGCATGTTGTGCTTCGAGACAACGCACGTAATATGGTGAAGGCAATGGAGGAGTGTGGTGTTAAAAGCCTGGGCTGTATGGCTCATCTGGGGCAGTTAGCAGTGCACGATGCAGTACTAAGCCAGCGAAGCGTTGTTGACTCTTTGGCTATAGCGAGAAAAATAGTCGGACATTTTAAAAGCTCCCCCCTTGGTACCTCTCGGCTGAGAGACATCCAGAGAGAGATGGGAATGAAGACCAAGATGCTACAACAGGATGTCCCGACGCGCTGGAACAGTACATTCCTGATGATGACAACTCTCCTAGAACAGAAGCGCGCACTGGTTATGTACGAGGCTGACCACGGACTGCCTGTATCTCTCAATGCAAACCAGTGGAGTCTCATTGAGAAAATGACCACACTCCTGGCACCCTTTGAAGAGATGACGAGAGAGATTAGCTCACATACAGCTACAGCTGCTGACGTGATTCCCTCTGTTGTGGCACTCAAGCGTTTTCTGAACAAAACAGCCGAAACGGACAGTGGGGTTAAAACGACCAAGTCTGCACTGCTTGAAGCCGTGAACAAGAGATTCGAAACCACTTTCTCCGAGCAACTATACTACTTGGCAACAATCCTTGACCCCAGATACAAAGATCGCTACTTTGACGCAGACCTCAAGCAGGTGGCAAAAAACAAGCTAGAGAAGGAAGTGGACAAGATGACAGCGTCAGTGACGACCAGCACCAGTGCCACAGATGGGCCTACACCAGACAGAGAAGAAGGTGAACCACAAGAAAAGAGGATGTGTACGCAACGTGAAGGGCATTAG